The nucleotide window AGATATTCCTGCTTGGGCTAAAACTCAATATGCAAAATCTATAGGTTTGAATATTTATGTAAATTATCCGGATGCTGAAAAGTTGCTTCCTGTTAAAGTTTTGAACAGAGCTGAAGCTGCTGTTTTACTTTACAAATTACAAGCTTCTTTAAATATGGTTAGCGACAAATATTTAGCTAAAGAAGTTTTGGTTGCTACAGAACACTTAAATGTTTATAAAGATGCTGCTTCAAACGAAGTTAAAATTACTAATTTTAGAAAAGTAGTTGTTTCAGGAAACGTTTTAAAAGCTTATTTTGCTGAACCTTTTAACTCTAAAAATGTTCAAGTAGGTCAAGCCGTTACTTTCGTTTTGCCTGAAGATTTGTGCACTCAAGAAGGAACTTTGGTTCTTCCGAGAAAAACTCAAATTATCGGCTATATCCAAAATTTAGTTCCTCAACAAAAATTCAACAAAAATGCTGAAGTTACTATCTTATTCACAAAAGTTGTTTTGCCATCTTGTAAACAAATCGGTATTAATGGTAAAGTCTTGAACGATAAAGATGGCGTTCTTTCAGCTTCAAAATTAGCTACTGCCGGTAAAGTTGCCGCTTATACAGCTGGTGGTGCGGCTATCGGTGCTGGAGCAGGTGCCGGATTTGCTGCTATTCCAAACCCGAAAAATTATGCTATCGGTTCTGCTGCAATAGGTCTTCCTGTTGGTGCAGGTGTTGGCTTAGTTACTGGTTTTGTAACTCCAGGTTTGGCTTTCAAAGCTGATGAAAATGATTTTGTATATGTATTGTTAAATTCTGATTTATCAATTCCTTTAAAATAATAATACAGTCATAGCTTCAAAAGGTGCGTACTTGTTGGGTATGCACCTTTTTTGTCGGAAAAATAAGACTTTTTTGAATTGCTTGATTGCCGCAAAAGCTCGCAAACAATGTGATTGCAGATATTTTGTCATAAAAAATATTTGTTCTAAATCTTTGTAAAACCCTGTCGATAAGGCGTTTAGCTGATATGATGAATTCAGGCTCTGCCAAAAATTCTCAAAACAGCTTTATTTAGTGGCTTCTCGGAGTTGTTTTGCGTACATATCTTCTGCAAAATCAAAGCCTGATGCGTTTGGAATATTATTCGCTCTTTCTGAAAAAACCGGACGTAAAATATCCTTAAAACTAGCGTGTCCGATATCGATTACTTTTGTCATATCTTCGGAAAAATTACCCAGATTGATATCGTTCATATAGACTCCCAAGGCGTTCATATCAGGCATATAGTTATTTGCTTCCATTGGATTTATTTGCTCGTGTGATGGGGTCGTTTTTATAAAATCATAAACAGAAGATTCTGTTTTGGGGTCATAGTAGTAAAATTTAACAGAATTTTTGCAATTATTTTGAGTTAAATATGAATCCACTTTAGCGTTAGTAAAAATAGAATCTGCAGCACTTCGCATTTGGTACATTTCTTGAGATTGCTCATCGGAGGGGAGATATTGTTGGAATTTTACGATATAATTCTTATCTTCCGAAGATACTTTAGCTACAGTTTTTGCCGAATAGCCTTTATTCATGTACTTTATTTTTAAATTTTCATATTCAAAGTCACTGTTGGCAGATTGGTTTTTTCTTAATAAATCTATTAATTCTTGATATTTTTCTTTCGAACCGAATTCTTTAGGCAGGGAGCCTAAAGTGCCGAATTTTTCTCTTACGCCATATAAACTCCAGCTTGGAGTGAATTTTGTAAGATTATCAAGGCTGTCACTTTTGTTGTAAAACCTGCCAATGAATTGAGAGTAGGCTTTTGCGTACCCTTTAGGATGATAATACCAATCTGTAAAATTGTTTTTGCCACCGACTTTTTGTATTAAAGTATTAACGATATTTTTTGATTTTCTCGGGTCTTGGGTTATTTCTTTTATAAAGTCGAAGCCCTTGTCTTTATCGGCGGTTATTGCTAATAAAAATTCTTTTACATTAGTTGCAGGTTCATCAATTTTATTTATAAAATTAAATATCGACTCTTTTGAGTTTAAATACTTTTTTCCTAAAGAAGTTGCTTCAATATTTTTCACAACTGTGGGAATAATCGTGTCATTTTCAGGTGAGGTATATTTGATAATATTTTTAATTTTTTGAGGGCGTTTAATCAACAATGCAGAAGCTGAGGCAGTTGCTGCCATAATTCCAAGTGCGAAAAATAATTCATTTTTCGCCGCTTTTAAGCCTTTCTTCTCTTCTTTGTTTTGTGGGGGGTGGTGTTTAACAATTTGAGTTTGGCTAAACTTAGAGGGAATATAGTTATTAAATTGGCTGAATGTGTTTGTTGGTATCATCATTCCATTAAATATTATCTATAGTGTTTTTTCCAGTATTTATAAAGAAATTTTAACTATTCAATCCATTTGAAAGATGAAACGTATTTGTCACCGTTAATGTTTCCATCGATTTTTGCTTGGAAAATTCTATAATCATTTATAGAAAATTCGAGTCCGGGGATTTTAGAAAGGTCTTTTAAGAATTTAGCTCTATCTGCTTCGGAAAGAATCACCCCCGGAATAAGCTTAAAGAATGAGTTCAAAGAGGCGTTTCCGACCGGTCCGAGAACGGTTGAAATCTTTCTTGATAGTCTGCCTAGGACTTTCATATCGGCATTTGCATTAACTATATCGTAGGTACCTTTGAGGTAGATACTTAGATTTTCGCCTTTTGAATAGATTTCTAAGTTTTCGATTGTTCCGTTAGATAAAGTAAAGCTACCATTGATTGAGGAGAAAGTTCCTGTTTTTATCGGATTAACTATGTCTACAATATTGTTTATGGTTAGTCCTGTAAGCCCGCTTTTTATAAGGTTGCCGGCTCTTAATAAGTATTCAAGTGAGCCGAGTTTTGGCATTTTTCCGTCTGATATTCTGAAATATACACGTCCTCCAAGGTTTTTGAGCCTTGTTTCTTGATTTGTTCCTTTTGTGTAGACGTAAAATTGTGAATTCATTTTTCCGTATATTTGGTTTTTCATATCATAAAAAACAGTAGCCATTGAGTTTGCGTCTACGCCTCGTGCAGTAAGTTCGGCTTCTATTTTTGTTGTATTGAAATCATATTCGCTGGTACCTGTTAAGGTTCCTCCTGCTATTTCGAAATTTATATCAGAAAGGTTAAAAACTGAATTCTTTAAAGAAAATTTAGTGGATAAGTTATGTGCAGGAAGTGTTTTAAACGTTATGTCACCTGCTTTTATGCTCCCTGAATCTATAGAAATATTGGACAGATTAAACTCTGGTAAACCTTGTTGTTGTGAGGGTTTCTTTTGATAATTTTCAAGACTCATTTTGTTCATTGTGTTCAAAAGTTCATCATAGTTAAATCGTTTTGATTCAATATCAAGATTTTTAATTTTTATTGGGTAAGATAGCCTGTTTACGATATTCGTTTTTATTGAAAAGTCAGAGTTGACGGCACTTCCCTTTACATTCGCTGTGATATTGTCTTGGGTAGATATTATGCTTACATCTTTTATCAATGTGTCATAGAGCGGAATATCTATATTGCGTAAATCTATTGAGCCAAATACTTTTGGAATTTTGGTCGTATGGTTCATTTTGTAAAACATATTGCAGTTGAAAGAGCCTTGTTTTAGCAGGGATTTTTTGAAGGCAAAGTTCAACAATCTCGCCGGAAGTCCGTTTGTTGTTTTTACGTATAAGGAATCAAGTATGTATTTTTCTCCATGTTTAATAGCTGTTCCTTTAATCGTTGCAAAGTTTAGGGGGTAGGTTCTGTTATTTTGAGAGGTCATATATTTTAGATAATCTATTTTTTTAATAGTCAATTGGGTCGGGGAAGAATAGAAGTTTCCTCTGAGTTCTCTAACGACGTTTTCATCGCCTAAATTAGAGCTCAAGTATGATAAATCTGCTCCTTCGTTTAACTTTAACGTTGGCATTACCGCAAGATTTTCAATGGTTCCGGAAAGGTCTGCTGAAAGTGTTACATCGCCTTTTATTTTTACAGGATAGCTCAATTTTGTATTTACGTATGTATCGACAAAATCATTTGTTATTTTGGTCGTGAAATAGCCGTCAATTGAGGGGTTTTTTAGTATGTTTGAAATTATTAATTCTGCATATAAAGGCGACGTTCCGATTGTTGCGGTGAGCGGTTTTATAACTATTCTGTTTGTATTCAATTTTATCGACGCATTGTTCAAAAGGATTGGGACGCCTGAATATTTATGCACAAATTGCACATTGTTTAAGGCAACATTTCCTTTTATTGATTTGTTTGCTATGTCTGCGTCTAGGCTTACTTTCCCAAGATAATTTGTGTATTGCGAAAGTACAAAGTTGATTTTTTTCGGTAGTTTGTTATGTGAAGTTAAGTAGTCGAGAATTTTTATGTCAACATTTGAGGCATTCACTTTCAGCTTATAGTTAGGTTTTTCGGAAAATATAGAATGAATATTTCCTGATATTTTTAGAGGTGAGCCGAATAGTTTTCCTGTAATATTATCAAAATTTGCATTTCCGTGTTTTAACTCGATGGACCCTGCGTTTATCATCAAAGAAGATTGTGTCTTTTGGGGAATAAATAACATATAAAGGCTTATATCGTTTAAGTTTATGACTTTTGATTTTGCTTTATAGTGGCATTTTAAAGTAGAAAATCCCTTAATGTGGGCAAGATTTAATGATTTATTGTCGATTTTGGACGCATATTTTGAGCTCAAAATCATTGCTGCAATGTCATTTAAAGATACTTTTGAACTTTGAGCCGTAAGGTCGATATCAGGAATGTTGCTTTTTAAATCGGTTATGATTTTTCCGTTAATTGTGAATAATGAATTGTGTAATTTTGCGTTGAGCCCTTTTATCGTAACTTGGTCGCGTGTAAAGGTTATCGAGCCTTTGATATTTATTATTGGCATTGAAAAATCTTTAACCATTGCGTTGGCGTTATCAAAGGTTATAGCTCCATTAACTAGCATATCTTTTAAAAGGTCTTCTTGTGAAATCTTTTTACCATATGTTTCGGGGGTGGCTTTTGGCAGTTTTGCTTTTATATTTATTTTGATTTTTGTATTGCCTCTGGCTTTTTCTAAAAAATATAATTTATCATTAATTTCTTCTAAAAGCGTGCTATGTTTAAGCATACGGAGTAAAAAATCAGCGTTGATGTTTTTAGCTTCAATATTGAAGTCCACATCTTTTTCCATTTTTGCTTTTCCGAAAATTGAAATAAACTGATTATCAATAAAAGCCTTTTTGGTTTGGAAGCTTATAACTTTTTTGTTAAAAAGAACTTCTCCCGTAGCATTTTTAATAATCCCATAGATGCCGTTATATGTGGTTTCTGCGTTGTTGAATTTTACATATCCATCGACGGTGCCGTCATATTTTGTGCCACTAATATATAGAGCAGTTCTTCCTTTTCCTTTGGTGATTTTCATCTCAGGAACAGGCCCGAGTTGGAACATAAAGACATCTTGGATTGGAAGTAATAATTTTTGAGTAGTTTTTAGCTCGACGGTAGGTGATGAAATTATTTTGAAGTGATTTTTGTCGTCCATATAAATATGGGTTATGCCGTCAACATCTACAAATTCTTTGGTTTTCGTTAAGTAAACATTTGCTTGCGTGTGCAATTTTCTTTTGTCGAAAGTAAGCTTTACGTCGCCTCTGTGAAAAGCGTCCATATCCTTTAAAATCTGAAGATTATGAGATGTTACAACACCTGTAATATCAGGTTGGGGCAACTTTCCTTTTATTGTGACATTTGCAACAACGTCACCTTTTATCCCGTAGTGCTTGATTTTTTTGATTTCGCTTCTTCCCGGGAGAAGATTGTCGGGTAAAAATGCTGCAATATCTTGAAGTTTTGATTTTGGTAAGGTTATTGAAATATCAGGCTTTGGCTTCTTTGAGTTATATTGATTGATTGTTCCTTTAGCAAGAATGCTGAAGTTGTTGGTTTTTAGCGAAAAAGTTTTCAAAATAGCGTTTTTGCCTCTGAGGTCTAATTTACCTTTTATGATAGTTTTATCAGGGGCTGAAATTGAATATTCAACAGGGTTTTTCTTTATGAATACGTTGTTCCATACGCTTTCAAGGACTATTCCTTTTTCTTTTTTAGAAATTCTTTTTGTATAAATATTTAAAGAGGCTTTACCTTTTATTTGTGTAGTGTTTGAGCCGAGGTATTTTGTTATATAGGGTGAAAAATATTCTGGTTCAATGTTGTTAATATATCCGGAAATAGTAAAATCTTTGTCTGATAAATGATTTTTCAATGGCAAGTTTGAATGGATATGCAGTTGATAATTTGTATTGACTCCAGGTGCTGTAATTGTTCCGTAGGTATCAACATCAATTAATTTATCCATTGTGAAATTTGCAATTTTAAAATATTCTCCGTTGATTTTAAAATGCTTGTTATAGAACTTGTCGTCTATTTTTATATCATAATTTGAAAGGTTAATTCTTGATTTTTTAGCTTTTATTTTTAGTGTTTTTTTATCACTTTTGAAAATTATTTTTTCAATATTCCATTTTTTATCCTTATAACGCAAAAGGTTTAATGATAGGTCATTGGCTCCTATATCTTTAAAGCTCAGATGTTTTATTAAAAGTGGGAAAAGTGAAATTCTGACTCTCGGCTTTTTCGATTGAACTATCGGGGTATTGTTTTTTTTGTCATAAATATCCAGTTTGTTTGCTGAAATCTCTACTGAAAAATCGGCATAAGTTTTCAGTTTTATTTTTTCAATATCCAATGTTGCATCTGTTTTGTCAGCAAATAATTTTTCAACAAAAGTTTCTTTTGCCGCTATATTAACTATTTTGGGTAGTCCAAATAAGAAAAAAGCTTCTGCAAAAAGAATTATTGAAAGTATTATAGTTATTATTATTAAATATTTATTATTAGTTCGCATTTTTATATAAATTCTACTTGCCTATTATAATTTATAAACAGCAAAAGTTCAACGGATATTTGGTTATGTTGCAAATCTAAAATAAAGGAGTAAAATAATTTAAGATATAAGTGATATTTTTTAAAATTAGAGAATATATCTAACTTTATTAATCTCCCGTATAAGTATATAATTATTGGATTTTATATGAATAAACCTAAATTTTTAAATACGTTTTTGGAAACTTTGACTTCTTCAAGAACCATTAATATTACGTTATTTATTCTATTTGCTATTGCGTTTACGACGTTGTTACTTTCTAAATATTTTATATTTCAAAGTATCGTTGATGACGACAATACTTGCAGGGTTGATATTGTCGCCCCTAAAACTATTGAAGTAGTTGATACTTTTAAAACAGTGCAACGTAAAAAAGAAATGGCTCAAAAAATTGACCCCATTATGACGCCTGCAGAAGATTCTTATATAAAAAACAATCTTGATAATTTATTAAATACAATAAAAGGCATTCGTGGAAAAAATATAAGCCGTGAGCTAAAAGCGACTCAAATAGATTCCTTGTTGGATATCCCTGAAAGCCACAGAAAAACGTTCCTTATCCACTTTTTGTTGAACACCGATTCTACGACTTTTGAAATAGTTGGAAATAAGTCAAAGAAAACTCTTGCAAATGTTCTTGCTGAAGGGGTTACCGAAAAAGATTTTGAAAAAAATATCATAGTAAAAATTGTCGGAAGAAATGCAGAACCACACACCACTCGTAATCAGCTAAAAGTTATTACAGGCTTGATTGAACAGGTAATTATGCCTAACATGGTTGTCGATGAAGCTGCAACTGAAATGGCTAAAAAAAATGCAATGGATTCTGTTTCTCCTACAATTGTCAAGTTCACCAAAGGTGAAAAAATCGTTTTTGCTGGCGAACCTTTAACTAAATTAAAACGTGATGCTATAAATAAGGCCGGATATAATATTTTGCAGTTAAACGTAAAAGGCGTGGTCGGTGTATTCTCGCTGGTTATCCTTTCTATATTTTCTGTTGTGTTATATTTGCAGTATTTTGAAAGAAGATTTTTAAATAGAAGATACCTTTCAATTATTGCGTTGCTTGCTTGTGCCGTCACTATTTGTGCTGCTATTTTACCTGATGGTTGGTCGGTTTTCTTAATTCCGATACCTGCTTTTGCTATTATTTTGTCTATATTCTTGAATTCAAGGGCGTCTTTTGTTATCACTATGACTCTGTTAGCCATTTTATGCGTTTCAATGCAGATGTCTGCTCCTGCTATTGTCGTTTTTGTATTCGTTGCTTTAATAGCAATGTTAAATACTACCAAAATTAAATATTCCAGAAGATTTGATTTGATTAAAATTGGTATTGAACTTTCTGTTGTTATGCTTATCTCTATCGCCAGCGTATATTTGCTCGAGCTTTGTATTACTGACGTCAGCACAGGCATGATTTTGAAAGATTTAGAATCAGGAGTCGGCTCCGGTATAATCAGTGGGGTTTTCGTCTTGGGCGTTTTACCTTTATTAGAAAATGTATTCGGTATAATCAGTCCATATGGGCTTGCAGAACTTGCTGACCACAATCAGCCACTTCTAAAACGTCTTCAATTTGAAGCTCCCGGTACTTTCTCCCATTCTTTGATGGTTTCAACTCTCGCTGAAGCTGCCGCTGAAGCAGTAGGTGGTGACCCTGTTTTAGCTCGTGTCGGAGCTTTGTATCATGATATCGGCAAAATTAAACGCCCATTGTTCTTTGTTGAAAATCAAACTTATTTCGGGATTGAAAATCCTCATACAAAATTAAATCCGAGATTGAGCAAAATGGTTATTACAGCTCACCCTAAAGATGGTATTGATTTGGCAAAAGAGTACGGAATTCCGCAAGTTATTCAAAATTTTATCTCTCAACATCACGGTGAATCTTTAGCCAGCTATTTTTATAACGAAGCTCTTAAACAAGAGGGCGAAGAAAATGTTAAAGAAGAACAATTCAGATATTTAGGTCCAAAGCCAAATTCTAAAGAAACTGCTATATTGATGATAGCCGATGCTGTTGAGTCTGCTTCTCGCACATTGAAAAATCATTCCCAAGAAGAACTTGAAAAAATGATAAACAAGCTTATTCAAGACAGATTGAACGATGGGCAATTGTCCGACAGTCCGTTGACTTTAAAAGATTTGAAAACTATTGCCGCTACGTTCAGCAGAATTCTAAGAGCTGCTCATCACCAACGTATTAAATATCACGAAAATATTATTCAAGAATTGGAAGATAAAGTTAATTCTTCAAAACAAGCTCCTAATATTAGTAAAATGACCGATACAGAGCTTGAAGATAAAATAGAGAAAAAGATACAAAAACGACAATTGAAAAATCCAAATGACCCAACTTAATATTTTTATTGAAAACATTTATGAAAAATACGAGATTGATGAGGCTAAGGTTCTCGTCAATTTGAAACGTATCGTCGAATATATATTGGCAAATAATGAGGTCTTTGATAACTCTTGTCTTGCTAATTATGTCTTCAATTCTTTAAGTTTTGATGTCGTTTTGTGTGATAATGATAAAATTCATGAAGTAAACAGAGATTATCGAAACAAAGATAGGGCTACTGACGTCATTACCTTTGCGATGTTTGCAGATTCTGATGAGGACGAGAGGTTTATTCTTGACGGCGATATCAGCTTAGGGGAGATAATTGTTTCTATCGACAAAACCGAAGAACAATCAAAAGACCATAATCAAACCTTTGATGATGAATTATATTTCTTATTGGCTCATGGAGTTTTGCATTTGTTGGGATTCGACCATCAGACAGAAGATGAGTATAATTTCATGATGAACACACAAGAACTGGCAAAGGCGGTTTTAAATGTCTAAATACACAGCAGGAAAATTTTCAAAAAGTTTGTATTATGCCCTAAGAGGGCTTCGTGTCGCATTCAAGTCGCAGCGTAATTTCCGTACTCAAATTTTTGTAGGTTCTATTGCTATTATTTTGGCTTTGTTCTTGGGCTTTAGTACGATTGAATTGTGTATTTTGCTTTTTGTAATTGCAATGGTTTTGATATGTGAACTTTTTAATTCGGTTATAGAGTTCGTTTTAGATGCTACTTATCGCAATAAATATTCTAAACTTGTTGAAATGTCTAAGGACATGTCTGCGGGAGCTGTATTGCTCGCAACTTTTTTTAGTTTGTTTTTAGGGTTGTTGCTATTTGCTAATAAAATCTTGATATTGTTCAATCTGAGGGCTATTCTATGGCATTAAAAAACGCTGTTGGAGTGGATATAGAAGAAATTTCAAGGTTTGTAAAATATTCAGAAGATAAAAATTCTGCGTTTGTTAAACGAGTTTATTCTGAGGCGGAAATTGAATATTGCTATTCAAAGCG belongs to Candidatus Gastranaerophilales bacterium and includes:
- the ybeY gene encoding rRNA maturation RNase YbeY → MTQLNIFIENIYEKYEIDEAKVLVNLKRIVEYILANNEVFDNSCLANYVFNSLSFDVVLCDNDKIHEVNRDYRNKDRATDVITFAMFADSDEDERFILDGDISLGEIIVSIDKTEEQSKDHNQTFDDELYFLLAHGVLHLLGFDHQTEDEYNFMMNTQELAKAVLNV
- a CDS encoding S-layer homology domain-containing protein, producing the protein MKKLLSLFAAFLLAIGFANTAFSAEIKDVPANYWAAKEINAVVNDGVMNTSNGIFAPEKDVTRAQFNSMLLRALGHKAPQLSETNKFKDVAKNHWAYGDILMSQQLGLIYGYPDKTFRPENVINKSEAASIISHITKDTAVDMNVLTNFKDSKDIPAWAKTQYAKSIGLNIYVNYPDAEKLLPVKVLNRAEAAVLLYKLQASLNMVSDKYLAKEVLVATEHLNVYKDAASNEVKITNFRKVVVSGNVLKAYFAEPFNSKNVQVGQAVTFVLPEDLCTQEGTLVLPRKTQIIGYIQNLVPQQKFNKNAEVTILFTKVVLPSCKQIGINGKVLNDKDGVLSASKLATAGKVAAYTAGGAAIGAGAGAGFAAIPNPKNYAIGSAAIGLPVGAGVGLVTGFVTPGLAFKADENDFVYVLLNSDLSIPLK
- a CDS encoding HDIG domain-containing protein; this encodes MNKPKFLNTFLETLTSSRTINITLFILFAIAFTTLLLSKYFIFQSIVDDDNTCRVDIVAPKTIEVVDTFKTVQRKKEMAQKIDPIMTPAEDSYIKNNLDNLLNTIKGIRGKNISRELKATQIDSLLDIPESHRKTFLIHFLLNTDSTTFEIVGNKSKKTLANVLAEGVTEKDFEKNIIVKIVGRNAEPHTTRNQLKVITGLIEQVIMPNMVVDEAATEMAKKNAMDSVSPTIVKFTKGEKIVFAGEPLTKLKRDAINKAGYNILQLNVKGVVGVFSLVILSIFSVVLYLQYFERRFLNRRYLSIIALLACAVTICAAILPDGWSVFLIPIPAFAIILSIFLNSRASFVITMTLLAILCVSMQMSAPAIVVFVFVALIAMLNTTKIKYSRRFDLIKIGIELSVVMLISIASVYLLELCITDVSTGMILKDLESGVGSGIISGVFVLGVLPLLENVFGIISPYGLAELADHNQPLLKRLQFEAPGTFSHSLMVSTLAEAAAEAVGGDPVLARVGALYHDIGKIKRPLFFVENQTYFGIENPHTKLNPRLSKMVITAHPKDGIDLAKEYGIPQVIQNFISQHHGESLASYFYNEALKQEGEENVKEEQFRYLGPKPNSKETAILMIADAVESASRTLKNHSQEELEKMINKLIQDRLNDGQLSDSPLTLKDLKTIAATFSRILRAAHHQRIKYHENIIQELEDKVNSSKQAPNISKMTDTELEDKIEKKIQKRQLKNPNDPT
- a CDS encoding diacylglycerol kinase family protein, which produces MSKYTAGKFSKSLYYALRGLRVAFKSQRNFRTQIFVGSIAIILALFLGFSTIELCILLFVIAMVLICELFNSVIEFVLDATYRNKYSKLVEMSKDMSAGAVLLATFFSLFLGLLLFANKILILFNLRAILWH
- a CDS encoding AsmA-like C-terminal region-containing protein, translated to MRTNNKYLIIITIILSIILFAEAFFLFGLPKIVNIAAKETFVEKLFADKTDATLDIEKIKLKTYADFSVEISANKLDIYDKKNNTPIVQSKKPRVRISLFPLLIKHLSFKDIGANDLSLNLLRYKDKKWNIEKIIFKSDKKTLKIKAKKSRINLSNYDIKIDDKFYNKHFKINGEYFKIANFTMDKLIDVDTYGTITAPGVNTNYQLHIHSNLPLKNHLSDKDFTISGYINNIEPEYFSPYITKYLGSNTTQIKGKASLNIYTKRISKKEKGIVLESVWNNVFIKKNPVEYSISAPDKTIIKGKLDLRGKNAILKTFSLKTNNFSILAKGTINQYNSKKPKPDISITLPKSKLQDIAAFLPDNLLPGRSEIKKIKHYGIKGDVVANVTIKGKLPQPDITGVVTSHNLQILKDMDAFHRGDVKLTFDKRKLHTQANVYLTKTKEFVDVDGITHIYMDDKNHFKIISSPTVELKTTQKLLLPIQDVFMFQLGPVPEMKITKGKGRTALYISGTKYDGTVDGYVKFNNAETTYNGIYGIIKNATGEVLFNKKVISFQTKKAFIDNQFISIFGKAKMEKDVDFNIEAKNINADFLLRMLKHSTLLEEINDKLYFLEKARGNTKIKINIKAKLPKATPETYGKKISQEDLLKDMLVNGAITFDNANAMVKDFSMPIINIKGSITFTRDQVTIKGLNAKLHNSLFTINGKIITDLKSNIPDIDLTAQSSKVSLNDIAAMILSSKYASKIDNKSLNLAHIKGFSTLKCHYKAKSKVINLNDISLYMLFIPQKTQSSLMINAGSIELKHGNANFDNITGKLFGSPLKISGNIHSIFSEKPNYKLKVNASNVDIKILDYLTSHNKLPKKINFVLSQYTNYLGKVSLDADIANKSIKGNVALNNVQFVHKYSGVPILLNNASIKLNTNRIVIKPLTATIGTSPLYAELIISNILKNPSIDGYFTTKITNDFVDTYVNTKLSYPVKIKGDVTLSADLSGTIENLAVMPTLKLNEGADLSYLSSNLGDENVVRELRGNFYSSPTQLTIKKIDYLKYMTSQNNRTYPLNFATIKGTAIKHGEKYILDSLYVKTTNGLPARLLNFAFKKSLLKQGSFNCNMFYKMNHTTKIPKVFGSIDLRNIDIPLYDTLIKDVSIISTQDNITANVKGSAVNSDFSIKTNIVNRLSYPIKIKNLDIESKRFNYDELLNTMNKMSLENYQKKPSQQQGLPEFNLSNISIDSGSIKAGDITFKTLPAHNLSTKFSLKNSVFNLSDINFEIAGGTLTGTSEYDFNTTKIEAELTARGVDANSMATVFYDMKNQIYGKMNSQFYVYTKGTNQETRLKNLGGRVYFRISDGKMPKLGSLEYLLRAGNLIKSGLTGLTINNIVDIVNPIKTGTFSSINGSFTLSNGTIENLEIYSKGENLSIYLKGTYDIVNANADMKVLGRLSRKISTVLGPVGNASLNSFFKLIPGVILSEADRAKFLKDLSKIPGLEFSINDYRIFQAKIDGNINGDKYVSSFKWIE